Within the Bacteroidia bacterium genome, the region GCGATCCTGCCGACAGCATACAGATCTTTGTCGCCGGTATGGATACCAACGGGAAATGGCGCTGGGCCGTGGAAGCCGGCGGACCGCTGGAAGACCGTGGTAACTCTATTGCCGTTGACGATTCCTGCAATCTGTACATCACGGGATATTTTCAGCAAACCGCTTATTTTGACTCCCTCTCAATTACTGTTTCCGCCCGGAGGGATGTGTTCATCGCATCGCTTGACAGCAGTTGCCATTACTTTATGACCCCGCCGGTAGATCCGGAACCGCCACCCCCTTCCTGTGAGATTGTTTTTCCCAACGTGCTGACTCCGAACGGTGATGGGAAAAATGACAAATTCTCTATTCCGGATTACTGTTACAAATCTGTCCATTATTCCGTTTATAACCGGTGGGGAGAGCTGATCAGCACTTCCACCTCTCCCTCCCTGCTTTGGGACGGAATGAACAAAGGAAAAAAAGTAAGTGAAGGCACTTACTATTATGTGTGTGCAACCACAGATAATGCCGGTCAACAAGCCGTGATCCGTGGCTTTCTTCAGATCTTTCACTGATCTTGAACGATTTAGTATCTTTACAGATACGATGCGAGCACTTCTTTTATTTCTATTTCCCGCAACGCTTTTTGCCCAGACCTTTAACGGAACAGGCGGACCGAGCTCCGACGATGGAAATAACAATGATTTTATACTCACGGTCACCGGGCTGAATCCGGCGATTCTGAACAACAGTTTCGGTTTGGTGGGAGCCTGCCTCACCATGACGCATACCTGGGATGCCGATATGGACGTAAAACTTATTGCGCCTGACGGAACACAGATTCAGCTGTTCACCGGCGTAGGTGGCAGCGGGGATAATTTTACGAATACATGTTTCAGCCAAACGGCGTCCACTTCTATTGCCAGCGGCAATCCACCGTTTACCGGCACCTACAAACCGATGGGGAACCTGGGAGATGCGAATAACGGACAGAATGGAAACGGAAACTGGATTCTGCGCTGCGTGGATACCTACCAGCAGGACCTGGGTAACCTGATCAGCTGGTCCATCACCTTTGGAAACAACCCTCCCCTTCCGTTCAGCTTCTCGCACAGCAATCTTCCGATTGTTGTTATCAACACAAACAATCAAACCATTCCCAATGAGCCGAAAATCAGTGCATACATGGGAATTATTTATAATGGCCCGAATCAAATCAATTCTATGAGTGACCCTCATAATCACTACGCGGGGGATATTGGCATTGAGCGGCGCGGAGCCTATTCGAATTCACTTCCCCAGAAGCCGTATAATATTGAAACCAGAACTTCCACCGGACTTAACCTTGACACCGCTTTGCTGGGAATGCCTGCGGAACACGACTGGTGTTTGATTGCCAACTACAACGATAAGGCCTTTGTCCGGAATACGCTTGCATATAAATGTTTCAGGGAAATGGGACACTACGCGCCAAGATCCGAATTTGTGGAAGTGGTTCTGAACGGTCAATATCAGGGAATCTATCTTCTCATGGAGAAGATCAAACGCGATAACAACCGGGTAGACATTGCCCGCCTGGATTCGTTTGAAAATACACTGCCGAATGTTTCAGGAGGATATATTCTGAAGAATGACTACTGGGATGCATCTAATTCCTGGTTATTAAATTATAATCCGATAGATCACCCCACCCTCCCCGTTCATCTCGTTTATTATTATCCCAAACCGGATGATATCACGGCCCAGCAAAAAACCTATATTCAGGGATTTATCAATCAGTATGAAAGTGTACTGTATGGCCCGAATTTCAACCATCCGGTAAACGGATACAGCCAGTACCTGAGCATCAACTCCTGGATAGATTATTTTATTGTGAATGAACTGGCCCGTAATGTAGACGGTTTTAAAAAGAGCTGGTACATGCACAAGGATATGGACGGTGTTTCACCCTCGAAGCTCAAAGCCGGTCCGGTGTGGGATTTTGACTGGGCCTGGAAAAACATCTGGGACTGCAACATTTTCCAGCAGACAAACGGATCCGGATGGTCACATCATATCAACGATTGCAATCCTGATGTGAATTCGAACGGCTGGTATATCCGGCTTCTCCAGGATACTCTTTTCAAGAATAAACTTAAGTGCCGCTGGACCAATCACCGTATGACCATGCTGGATACAAGCTACCTGTTCAGTTATATTGACAGTATTGCATTGTATCTCGACAGCGCGCAGCAGAGGCATTATTCAAAGTGGGGGCATTTGGGACTCAACAGCGGTGCGCCGGAGATTGGTCCGATCCCAACCACCTTTCAGGGAGAAGTGGATGCCCTTAAAAACTGGATTCGTCTCCGCATAACCTGGCTGGACAATAATATGTTCGGCACGCTCTACGGATGTTCCCTGATCGGTATTCCGGAAGAGGTTAGCGGAACGGGCTGGAGCATTTATCCGAACCCTGCATCCGGTATAATTTATATTTCTTCCGACACTGCAGAAGATTCCGGAGCATTCACTATCACAGATGTTTCAGGCAGAGAATGGATGCGAATCCAACCGGGCGGCGGGGAGCTCACTTTTGCCGTTTCTCTTTCACACCTTCCCTCAGGAATGTATTTCGTGAATTACGGAACGCGACCGGTAAAGCGCCTGGTAAAAATCTGATCAGAGACTCCAGTAGGTCAGCTGCTTTATCCTCTTCCTGTACATCCCTTTAATATCCACCAGCACTCCTTTGGTTCCGAGCATTTTCTTAAAATAATTCTCGTTCAGGTTCCTGTACTCCCTGTGCCCCACTGCTACAATCACCCCGTCATATTTCTTCCCGGGCCTGTTAAGAGAAAATCCATATTCGTGCAGCAGCTCATCGCTGTCGGCGTGCGGATCCACTACATCCACTTTCATGCCGTACGACTTCAGCTCCTTCACAATGTCAGCCACCTTGGAATTCCGGATATCGCTCACATCTTCCTTGAAAGTAGCCCCCATTATGAGAACTTTTGATTTAGACGGATTCTTTCCGGCGGCAATAATACGTTTAGCCATATTTTTGGCCACATAAAAACCCATGCTGTCATTCACATATCTTCCGCTGTTGATCACACGGGCATGGTAGCCCAGCGCCTCTGCTTTATGGGTCAGATAATAAGGATCGACCCCAATACAATGGCCGCCCACCAGTCCGGGATAGAATTTCAGAAAATTCCATTTCGTGCCGGCCGCTTCGAGCACATCATACGTGTTGATACCCATGCGGCCGAAAATAATAGACAACTCATTCATCAGGGAAATATTCACATCGCGTTGCGTGTTCTCAATGATCTTGGCAGCCTCTGCTACTTTAATGGAACTTGCCTTATGCGTACCGGCCTGTACAATAATTTCATACACCTTTGAGATTTCCTCCAGGCTCTCGGCATCACATCCGCTGACTACCTTAGTAATCCGGGTTATGGTATGCTCTTTGTCACCGGGATTGATACGCTCCGGAGAATAGCCCACTTTAAAATCTTTCTTGAATCGCAGTCCTGATTCCTCCTCCAGCACCGGTATACAATCCTCTTCCGTACATCCCGGATAAACGGTGGACTCGAACACCACATAATCTCCCTTTTTCAGGCATTTGCCCACAGTAGCCGAAGCGCCCAGCAAAGGCTTCAGGTCCGGCAGGTTATGCTCATCAATAGGGGTGGGAACCGCCACAATAAAAAAGTTTGCTTTTTTAAGAACCTGTAACGACGATGTGAATTCAATATCACATCCCTCGAACTCCTTTCTGCTAAGCTCCTGGGAAGGATCCATTCCTTTCTGCATCATCTTCACACGCTTCTCATTGATGTCGAAACCGATCACCTTTACCTTTTTAGCAAAAGCAAGTGCTATGGGAAGGCCGACATAACCCAGCCCCAGGACGGCAATCACTTTCTTTTTTCGTTTGATTTCGTTATACATATCAGCTCTTTCTGTCCGCTTTGCGGAATGAATAAATTCTCTCAATTATATCCACCACCTTCATTCCCTCCAGCGCATTCGTTGTTATTATATTTTTCCCTTTCAGCGCATCCACCACATTTTGAATCATGAGGTGATGATTATTGGCGGAGCCCTTATATGAACCGTAGTCGTTTGCCGGCGCAGTTTCAGCAAGCACCGGCAACTTATAATCCCTGATATGACAATACTCCACCTGATCCATATACTGACCTCCTACTTTCAGGCTGCCCTTGCTTCCGACCACGGATATGCTGCTCTCCATATTTTTATCCCAAACGGAAGTGCTGTAATTGATACATCCCATGCCTCCGTTAACGAAACGGAAATTCACAAATCCGGAATCCTCAAATTCCGTGAGCTCCCGGTGAGTGAAGTCACTGAATTTTGCCTGGATATCGGTGATATCCCCGAAAATCCAGTAGAGCAGATCTATCCAGTGCGAGAATTGCGTAAAAAGAGTTCCGCCGTCCAATTCCTGCGTACCTTTCCAGCTTCCCCGCTTGTAATACCGCTCATCGCGGTTCCAGTAGCAGTTGAGCTGCACCATAAAAACATCACCAATGATTTTCCGGGAAACTATATCCTTCAGCCAAACACTTGGGGGAGAATACCGGTTCTGCATCACACAAAAAACCTGTTTGTGGTTCTGCAGGGCTTTGTGCAGGATCTGTTCACAATCCTGCCGGTGGAGGGCCATTGGCTTTTCCACCACCACATGTTTGCCAAGATCGAGCAGTGCCTTGCTTTGAGAAGCGTGAAGGCCGTTCGGGGTACATACACATACCACTTCAATTTCCGGATGCATTTTCAACATTTCCTCCACAGAGGAATAAAAGGGTTCCTGAAGAGAATCCAGTCCCAACGATGCTTTAGGTGCATTATCGCAAACGGCTACCAGTTCACAATCCGGATTGCGTCGAATCATTTCAGCATGTCGCTTACCGATATGACCTTGCCCCGTAACGCCAAATTTAATTTTCATGCCCCTTTTTTTACTGTTCCGCTCTCCAGGCGATAGATTTCCTTAGACTCGGGGCATTCTGCCTTTCCGGACGCATCAAAGTTCAGGCGGTGTCCGAATTCACTCATCCACCCGATCTGTGTTGCCGGGTTTCCGACCCAAAGTGAATACGCAGGCACATCCCTGGTGATCACGGCACCTGCACCGATGAATGCATAGGCCCCGATATCATGTCCGCAAACAATGGTAGCATTCGCCCCGATGGTTGCACCTTTCCCAACATGAGTTTTAGAATATTGATTCCTCCGCACCACTGCGCTGCGCGGGTTTGTGACGTTTGTAAATACCATACTCGGACCCAGGAAAACATCGTCCTCGCACGTGACTCCGGTATAAATGGATACATTGTTCTGCACTTTCACATTCTTGCCAAGTACCACACCCGGGGATATCACCACGTTCTGCCCGATGTTGCAACGGTCGCCAATCACACAATCCGGCATAATGTGCGAAAAATGCCAGATCTTCACCTCACTACCGATGTGGCAGCCCTCGTCAATAACTGCTGTTGGATGTGCAAAATAGGAAGACATAACTATCAGGAAATGAGGTGCAAAGGTACGAAAAAGTATTATACCTCCGTTTTAGTGCAGCCTACTCCCCGGTTTGCTCCGCCGCTTTCCTTTCCATTTTCTTTCTGGCCCGCAATGCGTTGGAATACTCCAGACCTTCTTTCATCCCCATTTCTGTATAACAAGCTTCCGCCATTTTAATTGCTTTATCCAGTTCTCCCATCACTTCATAGTAAACGGCGATGTTATACATGCAGCGCTTTTTCTCCTTGGTGCTGCTGGAACTCACATGCTTATTCCAGATACCCAGTGCATCATCCCACTTGCCCAGATCTGTATAACGGCTGGCAGATTTCAGTGCAGCGCTCCCGCGTGTGTACACCTTCCGGTGCAGGGTGAGCGGATGGGGAGAAAGCCCGTACCCGTAGGTACTTCCGCAATAACGCAGGGCACGGTTCATGGATTCCTTGGCGTTAGACATCATGGAAAGAACCATCAGGTCCGAAATTTTATCCTTCCCGAAGTCCCAGTTAATTTTCGCTGTAAATTCATCCAGTAAGTTCGAACCATCCGCAGGGTAGATCCTGAAGCCGCCTTTTACCACGGCCATCAGTGTATAAGTTGGAGCGCCGCCGGACATGATAGTAGACATCCCTATTCCTACCACATTGAACGTAGCCGGAGTTCCGTTCGCCTTCGAAACCACATCCAGGTTGATGGTCTCCAGCGAAACCACCATGTCTACACCATACCGTGTACAAAGGCTATCAATGAAAGCGGGAGCAAAAGGTTCTGCAAACTGCTGATTGCCGGTTCCCATAAATGTCTTCTCTGTGAGGATCTGGACTTCATACGCTTTGAGGGAATTGGACATTTCGCTGGAAAGTCCGTTCAGGATTTCGAACGATACTTTCGGATTTCGCTTAGACCAGTCGCCGGTAAGGATTCGCTCCATTTTGTTTGTTGAAGCATATTTAGGGTCTTCGGCAGTACGATTGATCAGGAGTACCTTTTTGAATTGCTTAGGGATATTCACCGCCGATGGTTCCACCGTATTGATCCGGACAGAAGAATTGCAGGAAGCCAGGATAAGGGAAGCCGGAATGAACAGGAGTAAAATTCGTTTCATATGATGCTGTTTGGGGTAATATTAGCAAAAACCATGCAAAACTACCGGAGGATAGCAAAGCCTGCGTAGTTTTTAAGCATACCTGTTTCACTGATCACCTCGGTCACCTCCGCTTTCGCCGGTCCGATGATGCACCAGTCTATCAGTTTTTGAATTGCATCCTCGCTTCCTTCCGCCTCAATATATACGTCTCCGTTAAAATCATTGCGCACCATTCCGTTGAGACCGAGTTTCAGCGCCTGCGACTGGGCGCTCACCCGGAAATAGACACCTTGTACTTTGCCCTTGATTCTTATCTGCGTATGAATCATCATCCAAAGGTAGCGGAAAAAAAAGAGCCCTCCGAGGAGGGCTCCTGATCGTAATATCCCAGAAATTATCTGCTTATAATCACCTTTTTCACAAAGGAATTTCCCCCGGCCTGCAAACGCAGGAAGTAGACGCCGCCGGGAAGTGCGGAAATATCAGCAGTTACCGGTATTGGTGATGTGCTTCCCTTTCCGTGATATATTTCCATCACCTTTTTTCCGGTTACATCCGTCAACTCCATTTCCGCCGTTTCGCTGGCGGGAATCATGGCCATTATGTA harbors:
- a CDS encoding N-acetyltransferase codes for the protein MSSYFAHPTAVIDEGCHIGSEVKIWHFSHIMPDCVIGDRCNIGQNVVISPGVVLGKNVKVQNNVSIYTGVTCEDDVFLGPSMVFTNVTNPRSAVVRRNQYSKTHVGKGATIGANATIVCGHDIGAYAFIGAGAVITRDVPAYSLWVGNPATQIGWMSEFGHRLNFDASGKAECPESKEIYRLESGTVKKGA
- a CDS encoding CotH kinase family protein, with the translated sequence MRALLLFLFPATLFAQTFNGTGGPSSDDGNNNDFILTVTGLNPAILNNSFGLVGACLTMTHTWDADMDVKLIAPDGTQIQLFTGVGGSGDNFTNTCFSQTASTSIASGNPPFTGTYKPMGNLGDANNGQNGNGNWILRCVDTYQQDLGNLISWSITFGNNPPLPFSFSHSNLPIVVINTNNQTIPNEPKISAYMGIIYNGPNQINSMSDPHNHYAGDIGIERRGAYSNSLPQKPYNIETRTSTGLNLDTALLGMPAEHDWCLIANYNDKAFVRNTLAYKCFREMGHYAPRSEFVEVVLNGQYQGIYLLMEKIKRDNNRVDIARLDSFENTLPNVSGGYILKNDYWDASNSWLLNYNPIDHPTLPVHLVYYYPKPDDITAQQKTYIQGFINQYESVLYGPNFNHPVNGYSQYLSINSWIDYFIVNELARNVDGFKKSWYMHKDMDGVSPSKLKAGPVWDFDWAWKNIWDCNIFQQTNGSGWSHHINDCNPDVNSNGWYIRLLQDTLFKNKLKCRWTNHRMTMLDTSYLFSYIDSIALYLDSAQQRHYSKWGHLGLNSGAPEIGPIPTTFQGEVDALKNWIRLRITWLDNNMFGTLYGCSLIGIPEEVSGTGWSIYPNPASGIIYISSDTAEDSGAFTITDVSGREWMRIQPGGGELTFAVSLSHLPSGMYFVNYGTRPVKRLVKI
- a CDS encoding Gfo/Idh/MocA family oxidoreductase, which gives rise to MKIKFGVTGQGHIGKRHAEMIRRNPDCELVAVCDNAPKASLGLDSLQEPFYSSVEEMLKMHPEIEVVCVCTPNGLHASQSKALLDLGKHVVVEKPMALHRQDCEQILHKALQNHKQVFCVMQNRYSPPSVWLKDIVSRKIIGDVFMVQLNCYWNRDERYYKRGSWKGTQELDGGTLFTQFSHWIDLLYWIFGDITDIQAKFSDFTHRELTEFEDSGFVNFRFVNGGMGCINYSTSVWDKNMESSISVVGSKGSLKVGGQYMDQVEYCHIRDYKLPVLAETAPANDYGSYKGSANNHHLMIQNVVDALKGKNIITTNALEGMKVVDIIERIYSFRKADRKS
- a CDS encoding acylphosphatase, producing the protein MIHTQIRIKGKVQGVYFRVSAQSQALKLGLNGMVRNDFNGDVYIEAEGSEDAIQKLIDWCIIGPAKAEVTEVISETGMLKNYAGFAILR
- a CDS encoding nucleotide sugar dehydrogenase codes for the protein MYNEIKRKKKVIAVLGLGYVGLPIALAFAKKVKVIGFDINEKRVKMMQKGMDPSQELSRKEFEGCDIEFTSSLQVLKKANFFIVAVPTPIDEHNLPDLKPLLGASATVGKCLKKGDYVVFESTVYPGCTEEDCIPVLEEESGLRFKKDFKVGYSPERINPGDKEHTITRITKVVSGCDAESLEEISKVYEIIVQAGTHKASSIKVAEAAKIIENTQRDVNISLMNELSIIFGRMGINTYDVLEAAGTKWNFLKFYPGLVGGHCIGVDPYYLTHKAEALGYHARVINSGRYVNDSMGFYVAKNMAKRIIAAGKNPSKSKVLIMGATFKEDVSDIRNSKVADIVKELKSYGMKVDVVDPHADSDELLHEYGFSLNRPGKKYDGVIVAVGHREYRNLNENYFKKMLGTKGVLVDIKGMYRKRIKQLTYWSL